DNA from Lagenorhynchus albirostris chromosome 3, mLagAlb1.1, whole genome shotgun sequence:
CAGGTCGGCCCTACCCAGATGAGCGCCCGCCTCCTTCTCCAGCCTCTGCTCTCCCGGCTCGGCCCCTCAGCTGGGGGAGAGGCAGTGGCCTGGATGGTGGCCAGCAGACCCAGCTGTTGCCAGGACTCCGGGCTGCCTTTGTAGCTGTCAACAATGGCCCCGCAGGCCTTGGAGGCAGGAGCCCCCGGGCACCCAGAGGCAGACATGCagaccctgaggcaggaggcTGCCCGGCCCTACGTCCCCCGGGGGACCCTGGAAGTGAACCTCCCGGCATCTCTCTACAGGTGAGCACGTCCTTGCACCCGCACTGCCTCTTTGGGTTTGCTTCCCACCAGTGTCTTTCAGTCTCCATAAAGGTATGTGGGTGCTGCACCTGCTCCCtgcaccctccccacccacctgcaCCAGGCTTGGGACCTGGCAGGAGTGGTGGTTCACGCATGcaggacacacacacagccagccaGCAGAGCAGATAGGTTCCTGGGAGCCCTGCGCTGCTGGAACAACCCCACAAGGGGGCGGCCTCGAGCACAGAATTTACCTCTCCCAGCTCTGGGGGCCGGGAGCCCCAacaccaaggtgtcagcagggctggggccTTCTGAGGCCTTGAGGTAACATCTGCCCCGTGTCCCTCCTGGCTTCTGGGGGTGCTGGCAGTCCGTGGCGTCCCTTGTCTCGTGACCTCCCCTGACCGTGTAGATACCCCAGCCTCACCAGGGCTCCGCATTAGGGCCTCCCTGACCCGGCATGACCCTATTGTCTTAAGTTATGTCTTGAGTTACATCTGCTAAGACCCTATTTGTCTTAACTTAAGATGTCTTAAGTTACATCTGctaagaccctatttccaagtaaggtcatgttctgagattCCGGGTGGACGTGCACTGGGGGGACACGTTCAACCCATTAGAGGACCCACTAATAAGcgttaataaactataatgggtCACCATGCTGCTTTACAGGAAAGGCGAGTCAGTGCCTTTGCTGCTGTTCCATTTCcaagaaaattaagtaaaaaaaaaactgccaccACGATAGAAGCAGGTTCCCACAGGCGTGTGATGGGATGGAATGGCTCGTGCCTACACGCTGCTTCTGGAATGAAGCAGAAACCAGTAAGAGTGGCggccctggtggaggggactggcaGCTAGGTCAGGGAGACTCACTGCTTTTTCcagtacttttatttatttaaatgccaTTGGATTTCTTGATTCTACGTCAAAAAGGCATTCatttattatgagaaaaaaatgtttttcagccATAACGCGATGttcttttattagtttttttgaggtgtaattgacgCAGAGACTCGCTTTTCATTGTGTGTTATTTTTGActgttttaattcctttttacaaGCCAGGTGCATTTTGTAGTTTTGGTTCATTTTGTAGTTCAAAAGAGTGGGGCCTGCCAGACGgtccccaaactcccctccctgCAAGTGGCAAAGCAGCCTGCGGCCACTTCCCAGAACTGACCAGGCCGAGTCCACCTCTTATGAAACACGTGGGTTTCTGGTCTTCCGTGTGGAGTGGGAACTCCAAGCAGGCACAGGGGAGAACGTTTTATCAGCAGCCCTGCTTGGACCATCTTGGGGCCACGGGCTCATTCCCTAGGGCATCTCCCTGGAGCAAGCTCGTCAGGTCAAAGCACGTGCCCATGTCTGTCTCTTGGGCAGTGGTGCTGCGAGGGTGTTCCCGAAGGATAGCTTTAGTTTTGATGGTATCTCATTGAGGTTTGATTTTTGCCATCGTTAGCATATTTCCACTTCCCTCTTTGCTCTGCCAGCCTCTGTTCCTTACACCATCcctgctgccccagggcctttgcacaaacGGGACCCTCCTCACATCACTGCCACCTCCTCAGGGGAGCCCTCCTGATGCTTTCTGATGCTTTCAGCCTGGGACGGGCTCTGGCAACAGTGGCCCCTGGAACAGGCACTCCTGTGTAGCTGCAATAGTTTCTCCTTTAAATATGAGCTTGCCTTCACTCCCCGCTGGCCCCCATAGCTGGGCGGGTGGCGATGGCACAAGGGTTCCCCGAAGGTCTCCCTGGGAGAATGGGCTCCCCATACACTTTCCCAGTGTCCCCAACCCACGGCTCCCAGGCCAGACCAATGACGGTGAAACCTGCGCCACTCACTGAGCCATAGCTGAGACCACGTCCTCCTGGTGCACCTCCAGGCCaggggggcttcctggaggaaagggCCTGCAGGTCTGGGAGGCTGGGCAAAGGACTTAGTAGAGGCAAGAAAAGATGAAATGTTTAGGAggtcctgggggttggggaggatgTGGCAGAGAGGAGGGGCTACAAGGGGTCAGCCTTCCGCCCTCTGCCAGCCTAGGTGGGAGGGTGTCCAGTACTGAAGGACAGACAAGGCCCCCCGCACCTCGGGCCAGGCTTCTGCATTCTGCACCCTCAGTGCTGGTGATGGGGATGAAGAGGCccggggagggcaggggggctGAAAACTcagtctctctcctcccacccctgccctcagcaATGACTACCTGTCCCAGGAGGGGCCCCGCCAGACACCGGCCATCAAGCAGGAGATGCGCTGGAAGTACACACCCATGGGACGCGACGCGGCCGGCCagctgtggtacacgggcctgaCCAACTTGGACTCTCGAGAAGCCTGGAACATGCTCCCTCGGGCTCTGGACAGCCCACACTTCGAGGCTTATGCCCGCAGGCACGGATGCcacgcccgccccccccccccccccccgggagcGCAGCATGCCCAGCATGCCCTCGGGTgagtgcccagcccagccctccctgACACCAGGCTCGCCTGCAGGGGAGGGTGAGGCCCACAGGTGCAGAGATGACCCCTGACCCCTACCCCACAGCCTACACCCAGCATCTCCGGGAGACCGCCTGGTACGACCCCATCATCCCTGCGCAGTACAGGGGCCCCCGCACACAGTACGGGAGCATGCTGTGGAAAGACAGACCCAACCGGGACGAGGAGTACGGTGAGCTTGGGCCAGGGGCAGGCGACCCAGGGGCTGGCGGTGAGACGCTgggggccaggaggcagggccagCCGGTGACCCGGGTCCTGGCCCCCCAGTGATCCACAGACACCAATTCGGGGTCAAGCCGCTGTGGCAGGCGTCTGACTACGGGCCATACCTGTCGGCGCCCCAGCGCCCGCGCTACACCACCCAGAACTACCGGCAGTGGGACCTGGAACCCTGCTGCCCCTCCACCAACCAGCAGCCCCGGCTCGTCTACACGCCCAGTCACTGATAAAGATCTCGTGCTGCCCGGTGTGGCTCTTCAGGGACCCGGCGCCTCTCCCCCAAGGCATCTGTCCACctctggggctggggcctggggaggtCAGGCAGCCAGATGAAGGGAGCTCTGAACCAGGACCCTAGTGACCAAGCTCCAGGGCAGAGTCAGACAGACGACCTCTCCTGCCCTCGGCTCCCTCTACCCCGGGCCCCAGGCCAAGGCACAGTCCTGGCCCCAGGCGGCTCTTTACTCACTGTCAGCAGTGGCCTGGGTGCAGGGAGCCGCACTTGGGGCCCCGGCGTGCTGAGCCTCACCATCGCCACGGGCAGGGTCTGGGCCCAGCCCCCTAACCCTGAGGCTGGGGCTCCTGGCAGGCTCCGCAATGGCTCTGTCCTCCAGGGCCTGGCGGCACCCGGTAGTAGCACCCAGGAGACCCTAGGCTGGCCGGGGCTGAGCTCGGGGCAGGCCCAGCACCCAGGAGCCTCACATCCGGCCCCCACACAACACAGGGCACCCCGAATCATCCAGACAGCTGGGGGTGGGTTAGAGTCAGGATTGGGGTACCCCAGACCCACAAGGACCCCACCAGCCCCTGAATACCAGAGGGCCTAGCTCGGTGTCCCCGCCCTAGCGGGGAGAAGCTGCTGGTATCCCGCCCACCAAGCCCCACCTGACCCCCCCGCAGCCAGGCAGGGATGGGACAGACGCAGGAGTGGGATCAGAGCAGCAAAGGGGCCGCTTGCAGGCCTTGTAGGGCAGCGAGCGTTCACAGTCGCGGTTAATTTACAAAGGGTTAAAGGACCATGGGGCGGTGTCAAGGTTGGGCTCCAGGGTGCCCTGCAAGAGAAGGGGGTGGAAGTGGGGTTAGGGAGGGCGGGGCCTGTCCTGGCCCAGACCTACACACCCATGGCTGGTTTGGGGCTTTTGTGGGGTGGCGGGGCCTGCAACTCACAGCTCCGAAGGCGGACGGGCCAGACCAGGAGACTGCACAGAGCCAGGGTGGCGGCCACGCCCACGCCACCCGTCACGGCCACCATCACCCAGTGGTAGAAGGCCACGCAGGCTTTGCAGCAGAGCtctgagctgggggcaggggaagggcagAAGGGGGGTGAGCAGACGCCTGTCGGTACCTTCCAGCCCCAGCCTGTACCTCCTGCTCCTCCCATCTCAGCCGGGGCACCCCATCTTTCCCCGCACTCAGGCCAGGACCAAGTGGTTGCCCTcaaccccctcctcccctccaacaGCTGATACTTAAGTCAGTAAGGTCAGCTCTGCCTTCCAAGTCTACCCCAGACTGCCTGCCCATTTCTCCTTCCTCAGGATCCAGCCCCGTCACCACCTGCCCCCCCCACCATCCTAGTCCCCTCCCtgttcccaccctcccttccctgtctGTCCTCCCCGCAGTAGCCGCCAGAGGGCGCCTGTGAGCACCTGACTCAGACCCCGCCCCTTCTGCTCACAGCCCTCCAGGGGCCCACCTCCCTTGGGGCAAAAACCCAAGTCCTCTTGtggcccacaaggccctgcacgacccatcccctccctgccctcccctcctccctctctccacctcgCTCACTGTGCTCTAGCCACAAGGGCCTCGTTGCTGTCCTTCCACCATGCCAGGCAcagtcctgccccagggcctttgcacgagGATGCTCCTCCCCATACGCCTAGAACTCCCTGACATCCTCCAGGTCTTGGGTCCCACGTCACCTCAAGGCAGCCCTTCCTGACTTCTCGCCCCAGTCAGGCCTCCCCAAGTGGTGTCCTTCACACCCTTTGTACACATTTATTCATGAGATGATTCATGTGGCTCGTGTTGTCcccagctccatgaggacagaggaCCAGGCCAGCTTTCAGTCCCAAATCCTGGGCTTCTACAGGGTGCAAACTCAGGTCTAGAACCATCTGGGGCTGGAACCCTAGGTTCTGAGGGTCTGAATTACAGGGATTCCAGGCTCTCCCTCTGCCCTGTCTGCTCACATCCCCCCGATCCATCTGTGTGTCCTCAGCACCCGGCCCAGGACAGACTGTTGGCTCAGTAAATAAATGGGTGCTCGAGGTGGGGAATAACCCGGTCTCCCTGGCTGTGAGGCCACCGGGGCGGGGTCTTCTGTTCTCATGGAATTAGCAGACCTGGGGCAGCGCCTGGGGCACAGCACGGCCTCAGCACAGCTCATTAAACGCAAGAACAAATGGATAGGGGTACTCACGAGCAGGGGTGCAGGCTCTGGATGGCCATGACTGCCAGCCCATTGGCCACCTTGTCCAAGAAGCTCATGGCGCCATACACGAAGGCTCCGCTGTGCTGGGGGGGGCACGAGCAGGGGGTCAGCATCCCAGGCCTCGGCCCTGGTCCCCAACCCCAACCCGGACTGGCTCAGCGGCCCTACCGTATGGGGGCCGATGAGGTCAGCTGTCATGGCCAGCGAGGTGACGAGGATGGTGGCACAGCCCATGCCCAGCAGCACAGCCACCACATACACAGCCACACCCAGCTCATCTGCCAGTGCCACCCAGGCTGCGAAGGCCAGGATCACCAGGAGGCCCACAAAGTAGGTCATCTGCAGAGAGCCCGGCCCAGCATCAGGCCCACCTCGCTGGGCAGCCCTGAGCCTGGCACTTGCCCTTTCTGATCTTCAGTCCGGCCCCCAACCCCAGCAAAGGCGGGGCTTTGAGTTGGGTTATCCCTAAGGAGCCCCCAGCTCTGACCTCAGAGGATTCTGAGCCTCAGAGGTGCTCCGAGCTCCAGGGAGCAGATGTTCTAGGGCTATGCTGTTACAGCTGCCACTAGAGGTGGGCGGCTACTTGGGTCTCAACGCAACtcaattaaaaggaaacaaaatgaagcattcagttcctcagtcacgcCGGCCACCCTCTGGCTCCCACGCTGGGCCGTGGTCTGGAGTCGCCCAGGTTGCACAAGGCACACTGCCCTCTGCCCGGCCTACTCACATTCCTCCCGATGCACTTGTTGACGGGCttcagaaggaaggaggagaggaagccgCTGAGGTACATCACCAGTGGGATGGTGGCGATGAACTTCTGTCGGGGCAGAGTGGGC
Protein-coding regions in this window:
- the TEKTIP1 gene encoding tektin bundle-interacting protein 1; the encoded protein is MAPQALEAGAPGHPEADMQTLRQEAARPYVPRGTLEVNLPASLYSNDYLSQEGPRQTPAIKQEMRWKYTPMGRDAAGQLWYTGLTNLDSREAWNMLPRALDSPHFEAYARRHGCHARAEMTPDPYPTAYTQHLRETAWYDPIIPAQYRGPRTQYGSMLWKDRPNRDEEYVIHRHQFGVKPLWQASDYGPYLSAPQRPRYTTQNYRQWDLEPCCPSTNQQPRLVYTPSH